The Chlorocebus sabaeus isolate Y175 chromosome 6, mChlSab1.0.hap1, whole genome shotgun sequence genome has a segment encoding these proteins:
- the NOVA2 gene encoding RNA-binding protein Nova-2 isoform X2: MTTVRTGQAKLIVPNSTAGLIIGKGGATVKAVMEQSGAWVQLSQKPEGINLQERVVTVSGEPEQVHKAVSAIVQKVQEDPQSSSCLNISYANVAGPVANSNPTGSPYASPADVLPAAAAASAAAASGLLGPAGLAGVGAFPAALPAFSGTDLLAISTALNTLASYGYNTNSLGLGLNSAAASGVLAAVAAGANPAAAAAANLLASYAGEAGAGPAGGAAPPPPPPPGALGSFALAAAANGYLGAGAGGGAGGGGGPLVAAAAAAGAAGGFLTAEKLAAESAKELVEIAVPENLVGAILGKGGKTLVEYQELTGARIQISKKGEFLPGTRNRRVTITGSPAATQAAQYLISQRVTYEQGVRASNPQKVG; this comes from the exons ATGACGACGGTGCGCACCGGGCAG GCCAAGCTGATCGTCCCCAACAGCACGGCGGGCCTGATCATCGGCAAGGGGGGCGCCACGGTGAAAGCCGTGATGGAACAGTCAGGAGCGTGGGTGCAGCTGTCCCAGAAACCAGAGGGCATCAACCTGCAGGAGCGCGTGGTGACGGTCAGCGGCGAGCCCGAGCAGGTGCACAAGGCTGTGAGCGCCATCGTGCAGAAGGTACAAGAAGACCCCCAGAGCAGCAGCTGCCTCAACATCAGCTACGCCAATGTGGCAGGCCCCGTGGCCAACTCCAACCCCACCGGTTCTCCGTACGCCAGCCCCGCGGATGTGCTGCCAGCCGCGGCCGCAGCGTCGGCTGCCGCTGCCTCCGGCCTGTTGGGCCCCGCCGGGCTGGCTGGCGTGGGAGCCTTTCCCGCCGCGCTGCCCGCCTTCTCAGGCACCGACCTGCTGGCCATCAGCACGGCGCTTAACACGCTGGCCAGTTACGGCTACAACACCAACTCCCTGGGCCTGGGCCTCAACTCGGCCGCAGCCTCCGGCGTCCTGGCTGCCGTGGCCGCCGGGGCCAACCCCGCAGCCGCTGCCGCCGCCAACCTCCTGGCATCCTACGCGGGCGAGGCCGGGGCCGGGCCAGCTGGAGGGGCCgccccgccgccgcccccgcctCCCGGAGCCCTGGGGTCCTTTGCGTTGGCCGCAGCCGCCAACGGCTACCTCGGGGCCGGGGCGGGCGGCGGGGCGGGCGGAGGGGGCGGTCCGCTGGTGGCCGCTGCAGCCGCTGCCGGTGCGGCCGGGGGCTTCCTGACAGCGGAGAAGCTGGCGGCTGAGAGTGCCAAGGAGCTGGTGGAGATTGCGGTGCCTGAGAACCTGGTGGGAGCCATCCTGGGGAAGGGGGGCAAGACGTTGGTGGAGTACCAGGAGCTGACGGGCGCTCGCATCCAGATCTCCAAGAAGGGCGAGTTCCTGCCAGGCACGCGGAACCGGCGGGTCACCATCACGGGCAGCCCCGCGGCCACGCAAGCCGCTCAATACCTCATCAGTCAGCGGGTCACCTACGAGCAGGGAGTGAGGGCCTCAAACCCCCAGAAAGTGGGATGA